ACCCAATCCAGGCCCAGGCCCAGCTCTCAAAGCCCAATCCGGGTTTTCTCCTCCACGACCCCGCCGAACACGAGCAGAAACGACGGAAGAGAACCCAGCACTCAAATCCTGATACCAGGTCGGATTTCGTCTACGTCGAGTTTGACACACTCATGGACTTCGAGTTCAAAAACATTAACGGGAACCACGTCGGATTGGATCTAAACTTCATGGTGTCGGCGCATGTCAGCTATCTGGGCTCCGTCAACATCAATCTCAAGAGCGACGATCTGGTGAGCTCGTGGATCGGGTACATGGGTCTAGTGGGGTCATCAACGTCTCGGTTTCGTACTCCAATCTGAAACCCAAAGACCCTGTTTTATCATCATATCTCGATCTGGGCCAGCACGTAAGCAGTTTGTGGATGAAAAGGTTCAGTGGTTGCACATGGTGCGCACACCCGGAGCAAGTTGGCCTCCACCACCAACCCAGCCACCTATCGCTCCCTCATCTCAGGTCTTCATTCGTAAGCTCAAGTCCCCAAAACTGCACCAGGCTCGGCTTCTTCTTTGTTGACACCGACAAGATCCTCAACGATCAAGCGTACAAAATCATCCACTACTCTAGCTCCAAAACTTGGTGGTAGCATCACTCTGATTTCTGAGGCTAGATCAAGAAGCAGATTAAGCTGTCTGAGGTTGCTGGCAAGTACTCGACTTCACTCAGATTTTTTCAAACTAGCCATGGAGGCTGAATGAAGCTGGAGAAGCAAGCTAAAGTTGCAAGTAGCGGCGACAGACTCAAACCAACACCCCGTCGTGCCCTCGTCCACTTCAAGTCCAAAACTTCTTGCATGCACCACGACCTCCACCCCTGCATCCCTCGGTGGCAAGTACCGAGTCTCCACAGTGCATTCCATATATGTTTTGTCCTAGTCCGACCCATTGTCTGCTGGTCTATTCAACCTAGGATTCCAGGTCGTCTTCAAATGACGTCTTGCCCAATAGAGAGCATTGGAATTTGAGGACCCAATACCCAGAGATACGCTGATCGATGGCGAGGAATACACGGTGCCAATGGCGACGACGGAGGGATGTTTGGTGGCCAGCACCAATAGGGGCTACAAGGCCATCCACATGTCAGGCGGGGCCGGCAGCGTGGTTCTCAAGGACGGGATGACCCGAGCTCCCGTTGTCCGGTTTAGCTCAGCCGCCAGAGCTGCCGAACTCAAGTTCTTCGTCGAGGACCCGCTCAACTTTGATTCCCTCACTATCGTGTTCAACAGATCTAGTAGATTTGTAAAGCTTCAGAGGATTCAATGCTCGATGACAGGGAAGAATTTGTACATGAGGTTTACTTACAGCACTCGGGAGAAACAGATGGAGCTCGACCGTACACCCACCGAGGCCCATTGCGACTGAAGATTTGAATAATGGCTTTAAACATGAGGATTTCTTTCTCTGCAAAGTGGGAGTTGGAGTGCTCTTATACAATCTACAACATCATTGGATGGGCATCCTGCAATGTTGATTCAAGAGGTGTCTGAACATGAGCATCAAGGTTGCTAAGTCTGGTGCAAAAAAAAGGAATCTTTGGCTGAAGGGAGGAACTTCCCGATAGGGTAGCAGCACATCGCCTTTTTCTTCAACTGCAACAGTGTGGACCTTGTTGCTTGCCTTACACGATGACGCTTCATCAAGACCCTGCCATGCTTGCCGTGCTCACTCTCCTCCTTCTTTCGGACTCAACTTGGGTTTCCACCCACGAAAACAAGTGTTGCAGAGCactataaaaataagaaaaaaaaaaaaaggtaaaagctTATGGAATGGTGCACGGGCACcaactaaagaaaaaaaataatataaaaaaaatgggcaGCTGAAAGTGGACAAACAGGGAAGTACCATCTGAGGAAAGGAATTAAAAAAATGGGTAATGATGATGGTGCCAGCACCACGAAAGTGAAGAAAAAGGATGATGGTGGACAAACACCATGtgaaatatacatacatacatatatataattataaagtCCTTTGGTGCTCCTCGCACCATGttgaaagaaaattaaaaaaattaaaaaattaaaaagaattgtCTTTTGGTGAAGGGAAGAGAcgggagaaagaaaaagataaatgaGTGAtgtttgaaaaaagaaaaaaaagcattaaaatccattttatttatttctctggAAAGATTACATCAATGTACATTTTAcatgagacaaaaaaaaaaaaaaaaaagaaaaaaaaaaaagagcaaataggagggagccttcacaaaggttgctcgtGTGAAGCCTCACAACTCGGCGgagctccaggaagaagaggcgccggaggttgactgtttgaagcctcagcagtcggcggtacagccccagaagacgaaggcaaatgctgttgcaacaaacccacaaacctctgataatcaagtaaaatctgaccatcagattcctgcatttggtcaatcttcctcttcatgtttgtcgcatagctatgtgcgagcttatgcaattgtttattctcctgcttgagccctctaatctcctgtttgagactcgtcacctcagctgccaatgattcaacttgacgggttc
Above is a window of Malus sylvestris chromosome 15, drMalSylv7.2, whole genome shotgun sequence DNA encoding:
- the LOC126603013 gene encoding uncharacterized protein LOC126603013; this encodes MASILPLQSSKSQKGRNPIQAQAQLSKPNPGFLLHDPAEHEQKRRKRTQHSNPDTRSDFVYVEFDTLMDFEFKNINGNHVGLDLNFMVSAHVSYLGSVNINLKSDDLRALEFEDPIPRDTLIDGEEYTVPMATTEGCLVASTNRGYKAIHMSGGAGSVVLKDGMTRAPVVRFSSAARAAELKFFVEDPLNFDSLTIVFNRSSRFVKLQRIQCSMTGKNLYMRFTYSTREKQMELDRTPTEAHCD